Proteins encoded in a region of the Calypte anna isolate BGI_N300 chromosome 15, bCalAnn1_v1.p, whole genome shotgun sequence genome:
- the FZD10 gene encoding frizzled-10 has protein sequence MGPARRNFVRALLVLCWLTCACTGISSIDIDRPGDGRCQPIEIPMCKDIGYNMTRMPNLMGHENQREAAIQLHEFAPLVEYGCHSHLKFFLCSLYAPMCTEQVSAPIPACRVMCEQARLKCSPIMEQFNFKWPDSLDCSKLPNKNDPNYLCMEAPNNGSDEPPRGSSMLPPMFRPQRPSSGHDLQQHKDSLSRTSCENPGKFHHVEKSASCAPLCTPGVDVYWSKDDKQFAVIWIAIWSILCFFSSAFTVLTFLIDPQRFKYPERPIIFLSMCYCVYSVGYIIRLFSGAESIACDRDSGQLYVIQEGLESTGCTIVFLVLYYFGMASSLWWVILTLTWFLAAGKKWGHEAIEANSSYFHLAAWAIPAVKTIMILVMRRVAGDELTGLCYVGSMDVNALTGFVLIPLACYLIIGTSFILSGFVALFHIRRVMKTGGENTDKLEKLMVRIGVFSVLYTVPATCVIACYFYERLNMDYWKIVATQQKCKMNNQTKNLDCMMNNSIPAVEIFMVKIFMLLVVGITSGMWIWTSKTLQSWQNVCSRRLKKRSRRKPASVITSSGIYKKPQHPQKTHLAKYESTLQPPTCV, from the coding sequence ATGGGGCCAGCGAGGAGGAACTTCGTCCGGGCTCTCCTGGTGCTCTGCTGGCTGACCTGCGCCTGTACGGGGATAAGCTCCATAGACATTGACCGCCCCGGTGACGGGAGGTGCCAGCCGATAGAAATCCCCATGTGCAAGGATATAGGGTACAATATGACGAGGATGCCTAACCTGATGGGACACGAAAACCAAAGGGAAGCTGCCATTCAGCTGCACGAGTTTGCCCCCTTGGTGGAGTACGGTTGCCACAGCCATCTgaaatttttcctctgctccctctaTGCCCCGATGTGCACAGAGCAGGTTTCCGCACCGATCCCAGCCTGCAGGGTCATGTGCGAGCAAGCGAGGCTGAAGTGTTCTCCTATTATGGAGCAGTTCAATTTTAAATGGCCAGACTCCTTAGACTGCAGCAAACTGCCCAACAAGAATGACCCCAATTATCTGTGCATGGAAGCCCCCAACAACGGATCGGATGAGCCACCCAGAGGATCCAGCATGTTGCCACCCATGTTCCGTCCACAGCGGCCCAGCAGTGGCCACGATCTGCAGCAGCATAAGGACAGCCTCAGCAGAACCTCCTGTGAAAACCCTGGCAAGTTCCACCATGTGGAAAAGAGCGCTTCCTGTGCGCCACTCTGCACTCCAGGGGTTGATGTTTACTGGAGCAAGGATGACAAACAATTTGCTGTCATTTGGATTGCCATCTGGTCAATTCTGTGCTTCTTCTCCAGTGCTTTTACTGTACTCACTTTTCTGATAGATCCTCAGCGTTTCAAGTACCCTGAGAGGCCCATTATCTTCCTTTCAATGTGCTACTGTGTCTATTCAGTGGGGTACATTATTCGCCTCTTTTCAGGTGCTGAAAGTATTGCCTGTGATAGGGACAGCGGCCAACTCTATGTCATCCAGGAAGGACTGGAGAGCACTGGCTGCACCATTGTCTTCCTGGTTCTGTATTACTTTGGTATGGCAAGTTCCTTATGGTGGGTAATCTTGACTTTAACTTGGTTTCTAGCAGCTGGGAAAAAGTGGGGGCATGAAGCAATTGAAGCAAACAGTAGCTACTTTCATTTGGCAGCGTGGGCCATTCCAGCTGTGAAGACCATAATGATCCTAGTTATGAGAAGGGTGGCTGGAGATGAGCTGACAGGGTTGTGCTATGTTGGAAGCATGGATGTGAATGCCTTGACGGGGTTTGTGCTCATTCCTTTGGCCTGTTATCTAATCATTGGcacttcttttattctttctgggTTTGTGGCCCTTTTTCATATCAGGAGGGTGATGAAAACAGGTGGAGAAAATACTGACAAGTTGGAGAAACTTATGGTCAGGATTGGTGTCTTCTCAGTCTTGTATACAGTGCCTGCAACTTGTGTGATAGCTTGCTATTTTTATGAAAGACTTAATATGGATTATTGGAAAATAGTGGCAACTCAACAGAAATGCAAGATGAACAACCAGACTAAAAATTTAGACTGCATGATGAATAATTCTATTCCAGCAGTAGAAATTTTTATGGTAAAAATTTTTATGTTATTAGTTGTGGGCATTACTAGTGGTATGTGGATTTGGACTTCCAAGACTCTCCAGTCCTGGCAAAATGTTTGTAGTCGAAGATTAAAGAAGAGAAGTAGGAGAAAACCTGCAAGTGTTATTACAAGTAGTGGAATCtacaaaaaacctcaacatcCACAGAAAACTCACCTTGCAAAATATGAATCAACATTACAACCACCCACTTGTGTGTGA